In Mustela nigripes isolate SB6536 chromosome 12, MUSNIG.SB6536, whole genome shotgun sequence, one DNA window encodes the following:
- the TRIM7 gene encoding E3 ubiquitin-protein ligase TRIM7 isoform X2 translates to MAAVGPRTDPGAGAEALALAAELQGETTCSICLEMFREPVSVECGHSFCRSCIARCWERPAVGAPAASRPLPGPLPCPQCREPVRPGQLRPNRQLASVTTLLRRFSLPAAAPGERGPAQAAAAGCVQHGEPLKLYCQDDGRAICVVCDRAREHRAHAVLPLDEAVQEAKELLESRLKVLKKDLEDYEVFRSTEEKESKELLQMAAEREKVSAEFQALRAFLVEQEGRLLGRLEELSREVTQKQNENIAQLGGEITHLSKLSSQIQETSRKPDLDFLQEFRNTLRRCNNVPGPKPTTVSSEMKNKVWNVSLKTFVLKGLLKKFKEDLRGELEKEEKVELTLDPDTANPRLILSLDLKSVRLGQRAQDVPCHPCRFDTNTRVLASCGFSSGRHHWEVEVGSKDGWAFGVARESVRRKGLTPFTPEEGVWALQLNSGKYWAVTSPERTPLSCGQLSRVRVALDLEVGAVSFYAAEDMRHLYTFRVNFHERVFPLFSVCSTGTYLRIWP, encoded by the exons ATGGCAGCGGTGGGGCCGCGGACGGACCCCGGCGCCGGTGCCGAGGCGCTGGCACTGGCCGCGGAGCTGCAGGGGGAGACCACCTGCTCCATATGCCTGGAGATGTTCCGCGAGCCGGTGTCCGTCGAGTGCGGTCACAGTTTCTGCCGCTCCTGCATTGCGCGCTGCTGGGAGCGCCCCGCCGTGGGAGCCCCCGCGGCGTCCCGCCCGCTGCCCGGCCCGCTGCCCTGCCCGCAGTGCCGAGAGCCCGTGCGACCCGGCCAGCTGCGGCCCAACCGGCAGCTGGCCTCGGTGACCACGCTGCTGCGGCGCTTCAGTCTGCCGGCGGCCGCGCCGGGGGAGCGCGGGCCCGCGCAGGCGGCAGCGGCCGGGTGCGTCCAGCACGGCGAACCGCTCAAGCTCTACTGCCAGGACGACGGGCGCGCCATATGCGTGGTGTGTGACCGCGCCCGTGAACACCGCGCGCACGCAGTGCTGCCGCTGGACGAGGCTGTGCAGGAAGCGAAG gaactCCTAGAGTCCAGGCTGAAGGTCTTGAAGAAGGATCTGGAGGACTATGAGGTGTTCCGTTCCAcggaagagaaggagagcaaaGAGCTTCTG CAGATGgcagctgagagagagaaggtgagcgCAGAGTTCCAGGCACTGCGGGCCTTCCTGGTGGAGCAGGAGGGCAGGCTCTTGGGCCGTCTGGAGGAGCTGTCCCGGGAGGTGACACAGAAGCAGAATGAGAACATAGCTCAGCTTGGGGGTGAGATCACCCATCTCTCCAAGCTCAGCAGCCAGATCCAGGAGACATCTCGAAAGCCTGACCTTGACTTTCTCCAG GAATTCCGAAACACACTAAGGAG ATGCAACAATGTGCCTGGCCCCAAGCCAACCACGGTCTCTTCTGAGATGAAGAATAAAGTCTGGAATGTTTCCCTCAAGACCTTTGTCTTAAAGGGGTTGCTCAAGAAGTTCAAAG AGGATCTTCGgggagagctggagaaagaggagaaag tggAGCTGACCCTGGACCCGGACACGGCCAACCCGCgcctcattctctctctggaTCTGAAGAGCGTGCGCCTCGGACAGCGGGCGCAGGACGTGCCCTGCCACCCATGCCGCTTTGACACCAACACGCGAGTGCTGGCGTCCTGTGGATTCTCCTCTGGCCGGCACCACTGGGAGGTGGAAGTGGGCTCCAAGGATGGCTGGGCCTTCGGTGTGGCGCGGGAGAGCGTGCGTCGCAAGGGCCTCACGCCCTTCACCCCAGAGGAGGGCGTCTGGGCGCTGCAGCTCAACAGTGGCAAGTACTGGGCGGTGACTAGCCCCGAGCGGACGCCCCTCAGCTGTGGCCAGCTGTCCCGCGTGCGGGTGGCCCTGGATCTGGAGGTGGGGGCCGTGTCCTTCTACGCCGCGGAGGACATGCGCCACCTGTACACTTTCCGCGTCAATTTCCACGAGCGCGTGTTCCCCCTTTTCTCCGTCTGCTCCACCGGCACCTACCTGCGAATCTGGCCTTGA
- the TRIM7 gene encoding E3 ubiquitin-protein ligase TRIM7 isoform X1 has protein sequence MAAVGPRTDPGAGAEALALAAELQGETTCSICLEMFREPVSVECGHSFCRSCIARCWERPAVGAPAASRPLPGPLPCPQCREPVRPGQLRPNRQLASVTTLLRRFSLPAAAPGERGPAQAAAAGCVQHGEPLKLYCQDDGRAICVVCDRAREHRAHAVLPLDEAVQEAKELLESRLKVLKKDLEDYEVFRSTEEKESKELLKQMAAEREKVSAEFQALRAFLVEQEGRLLGRLEELSREVTQKQNENIAQLGGEITHLSKLSSQIQETSRKPDLDFLQEFRNTLRRCNNVPGPKPTTVSSEMKNKVWNVSLKTFVLKGLLKKFKEDLRGELEKEEKVELTLDPDTANPRLILSLDLKSVRLGQRAQDVPCHPCRFDTNTRVLASCGFSSGRHHWEVEVGSKDGWAFGVARESVRRKGLTPFTPEEGVWALQLNSGKYWAVTSPERTPLSCGQLSRVRVALDLEVGAVSFYAAEDMRHLYTFRVNFHERVFPLFSVCSTGTYLRIWP, from the exons ATGGCAGCGGTGGGGCCGCGGACGGACCCCGGCGCCGGTGCCGAGGCGCTGGCACTGGCCGCGGAGCTGCAGGGGGAGACCACCTGCTCCATATGCCTGGAGATGTTCCGCGAGCCGGTGTCCGTCGAGTGCGGTCACAGTTTCTGCCGCTCCTGCATTGCGCGCTGCTGGGAGCGCCCCGCCGTGGGAGCCCCCGCGGCGTCCCGCCCGCTGCCCGGCCCGCTGCCCTGCCCGCAGTGCCGAGAGCCCGTGCGACCCGGCCAGCTGCGGCCCAACCGGCAGCTGGCCTCGGTGACCACGCTGCTGCGGCGCTTCAGTCTGCCGGCGGCCGCGCCGGGGGAGCGCGGGCCCGCGCAGGCGGCAGCGGCCGGGTGCGTCCAGCACGGCGAACCGCTCAAGCTCTACTGCCAGGACGACGGGCGCGCCATATGCGTGGTGTGTGACCGCGCCCGTGAACACCGCGCGCACGCAGTGCTGCCGCTGGACGAGGCTGTGCAGGAAGCGAAG gaactCCTAGAGTCCAGGCTGAAGGTCTTGAAGAAGGATCTGGAGGACTATGAGGTGTTCCGTTCCAcggaagagaaggagagcaaaGAGCTTCTG AAGCAGATGgcagctgagagagagaaggtgagcgCAGAGTTCCAGGCACTGCGGGCCTTCCTGGTGGAGCAGGAGGGCAGGCTCTTGGGCCGTCTGGAGGAGCTGTCCCGGGAGGTGACACAGAAGCAGAATGAGAACATAGCTCAGCTTGGGGGTGAGATCACCCATCTCTCCAAGCTCAGCAGCCAGATCCAGGAGACATCTCGAAAGCCTGACCTTGACTTTCTCCAG GAATTCCGAAACACACTAAGGAG ATGCAACAATGTGCCTGGCCCCAAGCCAACCACGGTCTCTTCTGAGATGAAGAATAAAGTCTGGAATGTTTCCCTCAAGACCTTTGTCTTAAAGGGGTTGCTCAAGAAGTTCAAAG AGGATCTTCGgggagagctggagaaagaggagaaag tggAGCTGACCCTGGACCCGGACACGGCCAACCCGCgcctcattctctctctggaTCTGAAGAGCGTGCGCCTCGGACAGCGGGCGCAGGACGTGCCCTGCCACCCATGCCGCTTTGACACCAACACGCGAGTGCTGGCGTCCTGTGGATTCTCCTCTGGCCGGCACCACTGGGAGGTGGAAGTGGGCTCCAAGGATGGCTGGGCCTTCGGTGTGGCGCGGGAGAGCGTGCGTCGCAAGGGCCTCACGCCCTTCACCCCAGAGGAGGGCGTCTGGGCGCTGCAGCTCAACAGTGGCAAGTACTGGGCGGTGACTAGCCCCGAGCGGACGCCCCTCAGCTGTGGCCAGCTGTCCCGCGTGCGGGTGGCCCTGGATCTGGAGGTGGGGGCCGTGTCCTTCTACGCCGCGGAGGACATGCGCCACCTGTACACTTTCCGCGTCAATTTCCACGAGCGCGTGTTCCCCCTTTTCTCCGTCTGCTCCACCGGCACCTACCTGCGAATCTGGCCTTGA